The following are from one region of the Methylophilus sp. DW102 genome:
- the uvrD gene encoding DNA helicase II has translation MYSENNLLQGLNDKQLQAVTLPHVSALILAGAGSGKTRVLTTRIAWLIQTGQTSPMGLMAVTFTNKAAKEMLTRLTSMLPINTRGMWAGTFHGLCNRMLRAHYREAGLPNTFQILDTADQLSAIKRVMKLMNVDDEKYPPKQVMGYINSCKEEGLRADSVDAYDGHSQKLREIYAAYDQQCNREGVADFAELLLRCYELLEREPHIRAHYQQRFQYILVDEFQDTNRLQYLWLKLLGGAHNSIFAVGDDDQSIYAFRGARVGNMNDFQRDFNVQNIVKLEENYRSHSNILDAANAIIANNRNRLGKNLWTSAGKGEPIRIYEAYNDTDEAQFILDEVNMLQKEGVPLGEMALLYRSNAQSRILEHTLFSANIPYRVYGGLRFFERAEIKHALAYMRLIANANDDTALLRIINFPPRGIGARGLEQLQEAARQNECSLWQAATNKVGEGKLGSKGLDGFVALIRQIVDQGYGITLGEMAEMVINLSGLMAHYQNDKEGEDRIENLQELVTAAVAFSKQDLGNHHNMEEDADLLTQFLNHASLEAGDHQADVGHEALQLMTVHAAKGLEFQSVFISGVEEGLFPHEQAAYENGGLEEERRLMYVAVTRARQRLYMTYAQSRMLHGQVRYGIPSRFVDEIPAELTKRLNSKPAAKPYAAGGQYTMPAAQPASTQSNYPFKIGQSVRHSKFGEGVVVSYEGNASDLAVKVNFGSTGLKTLMLEYAKLEKI, from the coding sequence ATGTATTCTGAAAATAATCTGTTACAGGGCCTGAATGATAAACAACTGCAAGCGGTCACCCTGCCGCATGTCTCGGCACTCATTCTAGCCGGGGCCGGCAGTGGCAAAACCCGCGTGCTCACCACGCGGATTGCCTGGTTGATCCAAACCGGGCAAACCTCCCCCATGGGCCTGATGGCAGTGACGTTTACCAACAAAGCTGCCAAGGAAATGCTGACCCGCCTCACCAGCATGTTGCCGATCAATACACGCGGCATGTGGGCAGGCACCTTTCACGGCTTGTGTAACCGTATGTTGCGCGCGCATTACCGTGAAGCGGGCTTACCTAATACCTTTCAGATTTTAGATACCGCCGACCAGCTTTCTGCCATCAAGCGCGTGATGAAACTGATGAATGTGGATGATGAAAAATATCCACCCAAGCAGGTGATGGGCTATATCAATAGCTGCAAAGAGGAAGGCCTGCGTGCGGATAGCGTCGATGCTTACGACGGCCATAGCCAGAAATTGCGCGAAATTTATGCGGCCTATGATCAGCAATGTAACCGGGAAGGCGTGGCCGATTTTGCCGAGTTATTATTGCGTTGCTACGAGCTGCTTGAGCGCGAACCGCACATCCGTGCGCATTATCAGCAACGCTTTCAATATATCCTGGTCGATGAGTTTCAGGACACCAACCGTCTGCAATACCTGTGGCTAAAACTGTTAGGCGGCGCACATAACAGTATTTTTGCCGTCGGGGATGACGACCAGAGCATTTACGCATTCCGTGGCGCACGCGTCGGCAATATGAATGACTTCCAGCGCGATTTCAACGTACAAAATATCGTCAAGCTCGAAGAAAACTACCGCTCGCACAGCAACATCCTCGATGCCGCCAACGCCATCATTGCCAACAACCGCAACCGTTTGGGTAAAAACCTGTGGACCTCGGCGGGTAAAGGCGAGCCGATTCGCATTTATGAGGCTTACAACGATACCGACGAAGCGCAGTTTATTCTAGATGAAGTGAATATGCTGCAAAAAGAAGGCGTACCCTTGGGCGAGATGGCCCTACTCTACCGCAGCAATGCGCAGTCCCGCATTCTCGAACATACCCTGTTTTCGGCCAACATCCCTTACCGCGTGTATGGCGGTCTGCGCTTTTTCGAGCGGGCTGAAATCAAACACGCTTTGGCCTACATGCGGCTGATTGCCAACGCCAACGACGACACGGCCTTGTTGCGTATTATTAACTTCCCGCCCCGCGGCATCGGTGCGCGTGGACTGGAGCAACTGCAAGAAGCTGCGCGCCAAAATGAATGCAGCTTATGGCAGGCCGCCACCAACAAAGTGGGTGAAGGCAAGCTAGGCAGCAAAGGCTTAGATGGCTTTGTCGCCTTGATCCGGCAAATTGTTGACCAAGGCTACGGCATCACGCTGGGTGAAATGGCAGAAATGGTCATCAACCTGAGTGGCCTGATGGCGCACTACCAAAACGACAAAGAAGGCGAAGACCGCATTGAAAACTTGCAAGAGCTGGTGACGGCTGCGGTCGCCTTTAGCAAGCAGGACTTGGGTAACCATCACAACATGGAGGAAGATGCCGACCTGCTGACCCAGTTTTTGAACCATGCCAGCCTAGAAGCAGGCGACCATCAGGCCGACGTTGGTCATGAGGCCCTGCAACTGATGACCGTGCATGCCGCCAAAGGTCTGGAGTTTCAGAGTGTGTTTATCAGCGGCGTCGAAGAAGGCCTGTTCCCACACGAGCAGGCCGCCTATGAAAATGGTGGCCTTGAGGAAGAGCGGCGGCTTATGTACGTCGCCGTCACGCGCGCGCGCCAGCGCTTGTATATGACATATGCGCAAAGCCGCATGCTACATGGACAAGTTCGCTACGGCATCCCTTCACGCTTTGTCGATGAAATCCCTGCCGAACTCACCAAACGCCTCAATAGCAAACCAGCTGCCAAACCTTATGCGGCAGGCGGTCAATACACCATGCCAGCTGCACAACCGGCAAGCACCCAGTCCAACTATCCGTTCAAGATTGGTCAAAGTGTGCGCCACAGCAAATTTGGCGAAGGGGTTGTGGTTAGCTATGAGGGGAACGCCAGCGATCTGGCGGTGAAAGTGAATTTTGGCAGCACCGGATTAAAAACACTGATGCTCGAATACGCCAAGCTGGAAAAGATCTAG
- a CDS encoding Wzy polymerase domain-containing protein, whose translation MKTYAEKLGGSKMSLYLIGGMFCLPFVIAYHDVPIPNFYNEWIAGLLGLLALWPLITKPFWQSPTLPRSSFIFLVLLLLTYLQAMLTGATAPHLPLIQGYLIWGFLLTTLGYQLRQQHGWEAVSIVLAWSLLIGSAINGLFVVMQLLQHSGIVLPIPRLESYGMLAQRNHFANFISLGIVSLMYLHAKRAIQNRWTVISLAMALVMLSFSGSRSAMLYLGAIALLCGLLHLTLQYQKRSIQTTERLLKISLMLLPSFLMLQLAMNAWLPETFIQTPLTRAMDGISNPSASLRLQFWQTSLALFSQSPLLGMGVGQMRWQTYLLAATPSINPSHMFFEHAHNLFLNLMAEMGLLGLLTALGGLLLWARAFFRHHVTTVETWWLLGCLGIIFIHSMVEYPLWYSYFLGIFAFLLGMGEASTVTLANFSQSARKLLRLSLAGVLVYGLWQLAFMQIGYQKLEKQILFASQPEMSLAQKQDFVNEMLWVNQNTLLAPYAELVLATYLAPNPTQAELQRSIAENAIRFIPLRRPCLHFILLLELLEKHDQASAHLRRLLSVTNGNLEQDIQQLPNQEARILREMVIQQKSADATATAP comes from the coding sequence TTGAAAACCTATGCAGAAAAATTGGGTGGCTCAAAAATGAGTCTTTATCTGATAGGTGGCATGTTTTGTCTGCCATTCGTCATTGCCTACCACGACGTCCCAATCCCGAACTTCTACAATGAGTGGATCGCCGGGCTGCTTGGATTACTGGCACTTTGGCCCTTGATCACCAAGCCGTTCTGGCAATCGCCCACGCTTCCCAGATCAAGCTTCATCTTTTTAGTACTCCTGCTACTCACTTACTTACAAGCCATGCTGACTGGGGCTACTGCCCCCCATTTGCCTTTGATTCAAGGGTACTTGATCTGGGGCTTTTTGCTTACAACGCTGGGGTATCAATTGCGCCAACAGCATGGCTGGGAAGCTGTTTCCATTGTGCTTGCTTGGTCACTACTCATCGGCAGTGCAATCAATGGGTTATTTGTTGTAATGCAACTTTTACAGCACAGCGGCATCGTCCTTCCTATCCCAAGGCTGGAAAGCTACGGCATGTTGGCACAACGCAATCACTTTGCAAATTTCATCAGCCTTGGCATCGTGTCATTAATGTATTTACATGCCAAACGCGCAATCCAGAATCGATGGACTGTCATTAGCCTGGCGATGGCTTTAGTAATGCTGTCTTTTTCTGGCTCGCGCAGTGCAATGCTTTATTTGGGCGCGATTGCATTGCTGTGCGGGTTGTTGCATTTAACCTTGCAGTATCAAAAACGCTCAATTCAAACCACCGAGCGTCTACTCAAGATCAGCCTCATGTTACTGCCCAGTTTTCTCATGCTTCAATTAGCAATGAATGCCTGGCTTCCTGAGACCTTTATCCAGACCCCTCTTACGCGTGCCATGGACGGGATCAGCAACCCTTCAGCCTCGTTACGCCTGCAGTTCTGGCAAACCAGCCTGGCTTTGTTTAGTCAGTCTCCCCTACTAGGCATGGGCGTTGGGCAAATGCGCTGGCAAACTTATCTTCTGGCCGCGACCCCCAGCATAAACCCATCCCATATGTTCTTTGAGCATGCCCACAACCTGTTTTTAAACCTGATGGCAGAAATGGGCCTACTTGGCTTACTCACGGCATTGGGCGGATTATTGTTATGGGCAAGGGCATTTTTCAGGCACCATGTCACGACAGTGGAAACCTGGTGGTTGCTTGGGTGCCTGGGCATCATTTTCATACACAGCATGGTTGAATATCCTTTGTGGTATAGCTACTTTCTTGGGATCTTCGCTTTTTTGCTCGGAATGGGGGAAGCCTCAACAGTTACCCTCGCCAATTTTTCTCAATCCGCCCGTAAGTTATTAAGGCTATCACTGGCAGGCGTATTAGTGTATGGCCTCTGGCAACTGGCCTTCATGCAGATCGGCTATCAAAAACTTGAAAAACAAATTCTGTTTGCCAGCCAGCCAGAAATGTCGCTTGCTCAAAAGCAAGACTTTGTGAATGAGATGCTTTGGGTCAATCAAAATACACTGCTTGCTCCTTATGCTGAGCTGGTGTTGGCCACCTATTTAGCCCCCAATCCAACTCAAGCAGAGCTTCAACGATCGATCGCAGAAAACGCGATTCGCTTCATTCCGCTGCGAAGACCATGTTTACATTTCATTCTATTGCTGGAGCTACTTGAAAAACATGATCAAGCCAGCGCGCACTTGAGACGTCTGCTCAGCGTTACAAATGGAAACCTGGAGCAGGACATACAACAGCTGCCGAATCAAGAAGCACGGATACTGAGGGAGATGGTGATCCAGCAAAAAAGCGCTGACGCCACTGCCACGGCGCCCTAA
- a CDS encoding GGDEF domain-containing protein yields MIYAAPNTEIEAILAQRNLLPLFQPIIDIKQAQVFAHEALIRGPLESKLHAPIALLNAAKLCGRDIEMESIARDVIFEEYRRANHAMPLFVNFSPDALLHSESDWSLSLAQLENYQLAASDIVIEITESSTIRDYAELKEAVTKLKALGFKIALDDLGEGTSSLRLWSELSPHYVKIDKHFIANIHNDPIKLEFVRGIQKIALESNTLTIAEGIETKEELAVIKDLKIDYAQGYLLGRPFPKFQATLSEEVSTLLNKNIIRLFADQQTMVSKQATVSGLTSYQVAALPEMTNEEVYDWFHHDNNLNSIPVTDHKGKPLGLISRYDTIDRFARRYQKELHGKKSCTTFMDTQCLIIQKDMHILALSELILQADPKYLLNGFIIVDGERYVGMGSGHALLREVTNMQIHAARYANPLTLLPGNVPINAHIDKLLERRIAFVACYCDLDHFKPFNDAYGYRRGDEVIQFVGRMLSSMVNHEHDFVGHIGGDDFVIVFQSEDWERICRDILDTVAKVMPDFYDLKDVQSGGIHIEDRLGNEHFFPFGSLSIGAVRVSAEFFASHHEVAGAMSHAKKQAKKIVGNSLFTERRKR; encoded by the coding sequence ATGATTTATGCTGCCCCCAATACCGAAATTGAAGCCATCCTGGCACAGAGAAACCTGTTGCCCTTGTTTCAGCCCATTATTGATATCAAGCAAGCGCAGGTGTTTGCGCATGAGGCGCTGATTCGCGGACCACTGGAGTCCAAACTACATGCGCCGATTGCCTTGCTCAATGCAGCCAAGTTATGTGGGCGGGATATCGAGATGGAGTCTATCGCGCGCGATGTGATTTTTGAAGAATATCGCCGGGCGAACCATGCCATGCCACTGTTTGTAAACTTTAGCCCGGATGCCTTGCTGCACAGCGAAAGTGACTGGTCATTAAGCTTGGCGCAGCTGGAGAACTATCAGCTTGCAGCCAGCGATATTGTTATCGAAATCACCGAGAGTTCCACCATACGCGATTACGCCGAACTCAAAGAGGCGGTCACCAAACTCAAGGCACTCGGGTTTAAAATCGCGCTCGATGATCTGGGTGAAGGGACTTCAAGTTTGCGTTTGTGGTCTGAGCTGTCACCGCACTATGTCAAAATCGACAAGCATTTTATTGCCAACATCCACAACGATCCGATCAAGCTGGAATTTGTCCGCGGCATTCAGAAAATTGCGCTGGAGTCTAACACGCTGACGATAGCCGAAGGCATAGAAACCAAAGAAGAACTGGCGGTCATCAAAGACTTGAAAATAGACTATGCCCAGGGCTACCTGCTGGGCCGTCCGTTCCCAAAATTTCAGGCGACTTTGTCCGAGGAAGTGAGCACCCTGCTCAACAAAAACATTATTCGTTTATTTGCGGACCAGCAAACCATGGTCTCCAAACAAGCGACCGTGTCCGGGCTCACCAGCTATCAAGTGGCGGCGCTACCTGAAATGACCAATGAAGAAGTCTATGACTGGTTTCATCATGACAACAATCTCAACTCTATCCCGGTCACCGACCATAAAGGCAAGCCGCTGGGGCTGATCAGCCGTTATGACACCATAGACCGCTTTGCGCGGCGTTACCAAAAAGAATTACATGGCAAGAAATCCTGCACCACATTTATGGATACGCAATGCCTCATCATCCAAAAGGACATGCACATCCTGGCTTTGAGCGAGCTGATCCTGCAAGCCGATCCCAAGTATTTACTGAACGGCTTTATTATTGTCGACGGCGAGCGTTATGTGGGCATGGGCAGTGGTCACGCGCTATTGCGCGAAGTGACCAACATGCAGATTCATGCCGCACGTTATGCCAACCCCCTCACCCTGCTCCCGGGCAATGTGCCAATTAATGCCCATATCGACAAGCTGCTGGAACGGCGCATAGCGTTTGTCGCCTGTTATTGTGACCTTGATCATTTCAAGCCATTTAACGATGCCTATGGTTATCGCCGCGGCGACGAGGTGATACAGTTTGTCGGGCGCATGCTGAGCAGCATGGTGAACCATGAGCATGACTTTGTCGGCCATATCGGCGGTGACGACTTTGTGATTGTGTTTCAGAGTGAAGACTGGGAACGGATATGCCGCGACATTCTGGACACGGTGGCGAAGGTCATGCCAGACTTTTATGACCTCAAGGATGTGCAGTCAGGTGGCATTCATATTGAAGACCGCTTGGGCAATGAACACTTTTTCCCGTTTGGCAGCTTATCCATTGGCGCAGTGAGAGTTAGCGCCGAGTTTTTTGCCAGCCATCATGAAGTGGCTGGCGCCATGAGTCATGCCAAAAAGCAAGCCAAAAAGATTGTCGGTAACAGCCTGTTTACCGAGCGCCGCAAGCGATAA
- a CDS encoding BPSS1780 family membrane protein, which produces MTETNSQRGIRWVKESLALFKTQPHIWMLCSLAYIFIFMVLPSLPLLGFLGMVSVVIWPVCMAWIVMLYRQVDMHGEMSPGDAWQHLKLHLKPLLLLGASCLIYAVLATYLLSSELASLISHAPTKAGMSDSHMTKFLENALSFIVKLLLLLLPLFIATWFSPMLIALNGYPLVKAIKSSIAGMLQYTVPMGVAWLVMMLGMLVVMLGLGLVIGILGVLIPTVTQLLMPLLVFIALLVINALMFAFQYISYKDAFRAAPQVEASV; this is translated from the coding sequence ATGACAGAAACAAACAGCCAGCGCGGGATTCGCTGGGTCAAAGAAAGCCTGGCTTTATTTAAAACGCAACCACATATCTGGATGTTGTGCTCGCTGGCCTACATCTTCATTTTTATGGTGTTGCCATCCTTGCCATTGCTGGGGTTTCTAGGCATGGTGAGTGTGGTGATCTGGCCCGTCTGCATGGCCTGGATTGTGATGCTCTACCGTCAGGTGGATATGCACGGTGAAATGTCGCCCGGTGACGCCTGGCAACATCTCAAGCTGCATCTGAAACCTTTGTTGCTGTTGGGCGCTAGCTGCCTGATTTATGCCGTGTTGGCGACTTATCTGCTCAGCAGCGAACTTGCTTCGCTCATTTCGCATGCGCCGACCAAAGCCGGCATGAGTGATTCACATATGACCAAGTTTCTTGAAAATGCGTTGTCATTTATTGTGAAGTTGTTGTTATTGCTCTTGCCTTTGTTTATTGCCACCTGGTTTTCCCCCATGCTGATTGCCCTCAATGGTTATCCGCTGGTGAAAGCGATCAAATCCAGTATCGCCGGCATGCTGCAATATACCGTGCCCATGGGCGTAGCCTGGCTAGTCATGATGCTGGGCATGCTGGTGGTAATGCTGGGACTGGGGCTGGTGATTGGCATTTTAGGCGTGCTGATTCCAACGGTCACGCAGCTGCTGATGCCGCTGCTGGTATTTATTGCCTTGCTGGTCATCAATGCGCTGATGTTTGCCTTTCAATATATCAGCTACAAAGATGCCTTCAGGGCCGCACCACAAGTCGAGGCCAGCGTTTAA
- a CDS encoding homoserine kinase, with protein MSVFTTLSLDEVRLWLAPFNVGELQTLRGIAAGITNTNYFVETSESRFVLTVFEKNDFDELPYFVHLMTHLSQHGIQCPSPIVDKDGVALHRIHGKPALMVSCLRGSDVSQPNLTQIEAVAQTLARMHLAGMAFHEQSHNQRGQGWRVMTAQQVMPKLAPVQQHLLQEELQFQHGLDLSGLPHGVIHGDLFRDNVLFDGNVLGGFIDFYYACHDVLAYDVAIAVNEWCVDANGAFVDDKLAVFMNAYHAVRPFTAEEKSFWPALLRRAALRFWLSRLYDFYYPVAGELTHAKDPAHFERVLLNRQALT; from the coding sequence ATGTCTGTTTTTACCACTCTGAGTCTGGATGAAGTGCGCCTATGGTTGGCGCCTTTTAATGTTGGCGAGCTGCAAACTTTGCGCGGCATTGCGGCTGGCATTACCAATACCAATTATTTTGTCGAAACCAGCGAGTCACGCTTTGTGCTGACTGTGTTTGAGAAAAATGATTTTGACGAGCTGCCTTATTTTGTGCACTTAATGACGCATTTATCGCAGCACGGCATTCAATGCCCAAGCCCGATTGTCGATAAAGACGGCGTGGCCTTGCACCGGATTCATGGCAAACCTGCCCTGATGGTGAGCTGCTTGCGTGGCAGTGATGTCAGTCAGCCTAACCTGACCCAGATTGAAGCCGTGGCACAGACGCTTGCGCGTATGCATCTGGCGGGTATGGCGTTTCATGAGCAATCACACAATCAGCGCGGTCAGGGCTGGCGCGTGATGACAGCGCAGCAGGTGATGCCCAAGCTTGCACCCGTACAGCAGCATTTGTTGCAAGAGGAATTGCAGTTTCAGCATGGCCTGGATTTGTCTGGTCTGCCACATGGTGTGATACACGGCGATTTGTTCCGCGATAACGTGTTGTTTGACGGCAATGTGTTGGGCGGCTTTATTGATTTTTACTATGCCTGCCATGATGTACTGGCCTACGATGTGGCCATTGCGGTGAATGAGTGGTGCGTAGACGCCAACGGTGCGTTTGTCGATGACAAGCTGGCCGTGTTCATGAATGCCTATCACGCGGTTCGCCCGTTCACTGCAGAAGAAAAATCCTTCTGGCCGGCCTTGTTGCGCCGCGCTGCCTTGCGCTTTTGGCTATCGCGCCTGTATGATTTTTACTATCCTGTGGCGGGGGAATTGACCCATGCCAAAGACCCGGCTCATTTCGAGCGGGTATTGCTGAATCGTCAAGCGCTTACTTAG
- a CDS encoding DUF2782 domain-containing protein has translation MRNVSRFMLATLCLASFSMLASAAAPKDAELLDDIPSPPKVIEGQPIDQPTISKRKDGDNEVEEYSLNGEVYMVKVTPPSGKSYYLHREDRNGEWVHDGPSRPVSVPKWILFRF, from the coding sequence ATGCGTAATGTTTCCCGTTTTATGCTGGCCACACTGTGCCTTGCGAGTTTTTCCATGCTGGCTAGTGCTGCGGCCCCCAAAGATGCCGAGTTGCTGGATGACATTCCCTCTCCGCCCAAAGTCATTGAAGGACAACCCATAGACCAGCCGACCATCTCCAAGCGCAAGGATGGTGATAACGAGGTTGAGGAATATAGCCTCAATGGTGAGGTCTATATGGTGAAAGTGACACCGCCGAGCGGCAAGTCTTACTACCTGCACCGGGAAGACCGTAATGGTGAGTGGGTGCATGATGGTCCTTCTCGCCCGGTGTCCGTGCCCAAATGGATTCTTTTCCGCTTCTAA
- a CDS encoding TIGR00730 family Rossman fold protein, producing MTTPKLPTMVEPELLNGDSASHESWHAFEIMAEFVGATENLKAITPAVSIFGSARTKPDHPYYQRTEEIARLLSDSGFSVISGGGPGIMEAANKGAFPGRGASVGLNIKLPFEQHGNPYQDIGISFKYFFMRKVMFVKYASAFVVMPGGFGTLDELMEAITLVQTGKSRKIPIILVGSQFWAGLIDWLRNTLVAEGMASPTDMHLVQVIDEPQQIVDAIFKHYETTGFELTPAERKMQLYL from the coding sequence ATGACCACCCCCAAGCTGCCAACCATGGTCGAGCCTGAGTTGCTCAATGGCGATAGTGCCAGCCATGAATCCTGGCATGCCTTTGAAATCATGGCCGAGTTTGTCGGCGCCACTGAAAACCTCAAGGCGATTACGCCCGCGGTGTCGATTTTTGGCAGTGCTCGTACCAAGCCTGACCATCCGTATTATCAACGCACCGAAGAAATTGCCCGACTATTATCAGACTCCGGCTTTAGTGTGATTTCTGGCGGCGGGCCAGGCATTATGGAGGCGGCCAATAAAGGTGCTTTTCCAGGCCGTGGCGCCAGTGTCGGGCTGAATATCAAGTTGCCTTTCGAGCAGCACGGTAATCCCTATCAGGATATCGGCATCAGTTTTAAATACTTTTTTATGCGCAAGGTGATGTTCGTTAAATATGCCAGCGCATTTGTCGTCATGCCGGGCGGCTTTGGCACGCTGGATGAACTGATGGAAGCGATCACGCTGGTGCAAACGGGCAAAAGCCGCAAGATTCCGATTATTCTGGTCGGCAGCCAGTTTTGGGCAGGCTTGATAGACTGGTTGCGCAATACGCTGGTGGCAGAAGGCATGGCTTCGCCGACCGATATGCATCTGGTGCAAGTGATTGATGAGCCGCAACAGATCGTGGACGCGATTTTCAAACATTATGAAACCACTGGCTTCGAATTGACGCCAGCGGAGCGCAAGATGCAGTTGTACCTGTAA